Proteins found in one Arachis stenosperma cultivar V10309 chromosome 8, arast.V10309.gnm1.PFL2, whole genome shotgun sequence genomic segment:
- the LOC130946171 gene encoding uncharacterized protein LOC130946171, with protein sequence MEWKLKFPNAVVHRLTESGSDHAPLLMETEPQSWHSKRRFKYQERWYGEKDVKRIVSEVWRMEVVGSAMFSLAQKLKVCRHRLVQWQKTHKANSQKEIKDLQAKLEELRVAGINRGEEVTSLEKKLELAYLKEESYWREKSRVKWLKEGDQNTRFFHQKFQSRKRRNKIWRLVRRDNEIASKPEDIAKIAEDYFCDIFTSSCSVDPNPYLEDLEPKVTASMNRRLQRPVTMDEVKKATFSVHAQSAPGDDGFTAKFFHFFWDIVGGDVFKAVRSFFHSGRILKSFNHTQICLIPKVPDANDMTQLGFDAKWINWTKELVTTVSYSVVVEEGLSFLLHKAEQNRLIQGVQVNRRCQTVNHLLFADDSILFCKSEPNTSQSILELLEIYEDFSGQKVNLNKSAIFFSHNTPQNTRLPIAQTLNIEHIGAQDKYLGLPSIVQKSKKATFGAIKDKVQKRIMGWKRSLLSSGGRHTLLRAVGEAIPIYTLSCFKLPDTLLTEIHSMLSQFWWDKKAQNEK encoded by the exons ATGGAATGGAAGTTGAAGTTTCCGAATGCAGTGGTGCACAGGCTCACAGAGTCAGGCTCGGATCATGCTCCACTTTTGATGGAAACCGAACCTCAATCCTGGCATAGTAAAAGGCGGTTTAAATACCAGGAACGTTGGTATGGAGAAAAGGATGTCAAGAGAATTGTCAGTGAAGTGTGGAGAATGGAAGTTGTAGGCTCAGCTATGTTCTCCTTGGCCCAAAAGTTGAAAGTTTGTAGACATAGACTAGTTCAATGGCAGAAAACTCACAAAGCAAACTCTCAAAAAGAAATTAAGGACCTTCAAGCTAAACTAGAGGAGTTGCGGGTGGCTGGAATCAATAGGGGAGAGGAGGTTACCAGTTTGGAGAAGAAGTTGGAGCTGGCATATTTGAAAGAAGAGAGCTATTGGCGAGAAAAATCTAGAGTCAAGTGGCTAAAAGAAGGAGATCAGAACACTAGATTCTTTCACCAGAAATTTCAATCAAGGAAGCGAAGGAACAAAATTTGGAGATTAGTGAGGAGGGACAATGAGATTGCATCAAAACCGGAGGATATTGCAAAGATAGCTGAAGACTACTTTTGCGATATTTTTACTTCTTCTTGTTCGGTTGATCCGAATCCATACTTAGAGGATTTGGAGCCAAAAGTTACAGCTTCCATGAACCGTAGGCTCCAAAGGCCAGTAACTATGGACGAGGTCAAAAAAGCTACATTTAGTGTTCATGCTCAGAGTGCTCCTGGTGATGACGGGTTTACAGCTAagttttttcactttttttggGATATAGTTGGAGGTGACGTTTTTAAGGCAGTAAGAAGTTTCTTTCACAGTGGCAGAATTCTAAAAAGCTTCAATCATACtcaaatttgtttgattccaaaGGTGCCAGATGCCAATGACATGACTCAG CTGGGCTTTGATGCTAAATGGATTAACTGGACTAAGGAATTGGTAACGACTGTTTCTTACTCTGTCGTTGTGGAAG AAGGGCTTTCCTTCTTGCTACACAAGGCAGAGCAAAACAGATTAATTCAAGGAGTTCAAGTTAATCGGAGATGTCAAACAGTTAATCACCTTTTGTTTGCTGATGATTCAATCCTTTTTTGCAAGAGCGAACCTAATACAAGCCAAAGTATTCTAGAATTGCTAGAGATCTATGAGGATTTCAGTGGGCAAAAAGTCAATCTGAATAAGTCAGCTATCTTTTTCAGTCACAACACACCTCAGAACACAAGACTACCAATTGCTCAGACACTAAATATTGAACATATCGGAGCACAAGACAAATACCTGGGACTGCCCTCTATAgttcaaaaatcaaagaaagcaaCATTTGGAGCTATCAAGGATAAAGTTCAGAAGAGGATTATGGGTTGGAAAAGAAGTCTATTGTCATCAGGTGGTAGGCACACGCTATTGAGAGCGGTGGGGGAGGCgattcctatttatacactctctTGTTTCAAGCTCCCGGACACGCTGTTGACTGAGATTCATAGCATGCTCTCGCAATTTTGGTGGGACAAAAAGGCGCAGAACGAAAAATGA
- the LOC130946170 gene encoding uncharacterized protein LOC130946170 → MEDMLYSKDLYDPVKRDKSKGTKSDTEWKKAVALIRQWLNLSMYPHVDTETNTEKIWNKLKELYERKNVQNKAFLIRKLVNMKYIEGKSMSEHLSTFQEMVIR, encoded by the coding sequence ATGGAAGATATGTTGTATAGCAAGGACTTGTATGATCCTGTAAAGAGGGATAAATCTAAAGGTACTAAATCCGATACTGAATGGAAGAAGGCAGTTGCTTTGATTAGGCAATGGCTTAATCTTAGCATGTATCCACATGTTGATACCGAAACAAATACCGAGAAGATATGGAATAAATTGAAAGAGTTATATGAGAGGAAGAATGTGCAAAACAAAGCATTCTTAATTAGGAAGCTTGTCAATATGAAGTATATTGAAGGTAAATCAATGTCGGAGCACTTGAGCACCTTTCAGGAGATGGTGATTCGGTGA